The following proteins are encoded in a genomic region of Cricetulus griseus strain 17A/GY chromosome 7, alternate assembly CriGri-PICRH-1.0, whole genome shotgun sequence:
- the Nxph3 gene encoding neurexophilin-3 produces the protein MQLTRCCFVFLVQGSLYLVICGQDDGPPGSEDPEHDDHEGQPRPRVPRKRGHISPKSRPLANSTLLGLLAPPGEAWGVLGQPPNRPKQSSLPSTKVKKIFGWGDFYSNIKTVALNLLVTGKIVDHGNGTFSVHFRHNATGQGNISISLVPPSKAVEFHQEQQIFIEAKASKIFNCRMEWEKVERGRRTSLCTHDPAKICSRDHAQSSATWSCSQPFKVVCVYIAFYSTDYRLVQKVCPDYNYHSDTPYYPSG, from the exons ATGCAACTGACCCGCTGCTGCTTCGTGTTCCTAGTGCAGGGCAGCCTCTATCTG GTTATCTGTGGCCAAGATGATGGCCCCCCTGGCTCAGAGGACCCTGAGCATGACGACCACGAGGGCCAGCCTCGGCCTAGGGTGCCTAGGAAGCGAGGTCACATCTCACCTAAGTCCCGCCCCTTGGCCAACTCCACCCTCCTAGGGCTGCTGGCCCCACCCGGGGAGGCTTGGGGTGTCCTTGGGCAGCCCCCCAACCGCCCCAAGCAAAGCTCCCTACCCTCGACCAAGGTGAAAAAAATATTTGGATGGGGTGATTTCTACTCCAACATCAAGACAGTGGCTCTGAACCTGCTGGTCACAGGGAAGATCGTGGACCACGGCAACGGGACCTTCAGCGTCCACTTCCGTCACAACGCCACAGGCCAGGGTAACATCTCCATCAGCCTTGTACCCCCCAGCAAAGCTGTAGAGTTCCACCAGGAACAGCAAATCTTCATCGAAGCCAAGGCCTCCAAAATCTTCAACTGCCGGATGGAGTGGGAGAAGGTAGAACGAGGCCGCCGGACCTCGCTCTGTACCCATGACCCAGCCAAGATCTGTTCTCGAGACCACGCTCAGAGCTCAGCCACCTGGAGCTGCTCCCAGCCCTTCAAAGTCGTGTGTGTCTACATTGCTTTCTACAGCACGGACTATAGACTGGTGCAGAAGGTGTGCCCAGATTACAACTACCACAGCGATACCCCCTACTACCCATCTGGGTGA